The Eubacteriaceae bacterium Marseille-Q4139 genome has a window encoding:
- a CDS encoding PcfB family protein, whose product MVGAVGRKIRKAHREHQTPHGRQSVKKLMAHGAATNSIELSGDTKAFDRVARKWNVDYAFYKTGPDKYLLFFKAGQADAITACFSEYSRKVLNKSKSRRVPIREQLKQAADQLAKEKPRKRERVKEAVREDR is encoded by the coding sequence GTGGTGGGAGCTGTGGGCCGGAAGATCCGAAAGGCCCACCGGGAGCACCAGACGCCCCACGGCAGGCAGAGCGTGAAAAAGCTCATGGCCCACGGCGCGGCCACAAACAGCATTGAGCTATCCGGGGACACGAAGGCGTTTGACCGGGTGGCCCGGAAGTGGAATGTGGACTATGCCTTTTATAAAACCGGGCCGGACAAATATCTGTTGTTTTTCAAGGCTGGGCAGGCGGATGCGATTACCGCCTGCTTTTCTGAATACTCGCGGAAGGTGCTGAATAAATCCAAGTCCCGCCGTGTTCCCATCCGGGAACAGCTTAAACAGGCGGCGGATCAGCTTGCGAAGGAGAAACCGCGCAAGCGGGAACGGGTAAAGGAGGCGGTTCGTGAGGACAGATAA